In the Acetobacterium sp. KB-1 genome, GCATTAACCTTGCCGCAACCTTGTATTAACCTTGCAATTTTTAAAAAAAGAATCCCTGCCGTAGCAGGGATTCTTCACTCAATTAGTGGTAAAAAGACAGTGAAAACAGTATATTGATGTGGTTCACTTTGAACAGTAATTCTGCCCTTCATTTTTTCAACCATCTGCCGAACAATGGACAGTCCCAATCCACTGCCCTTATCAGAACGACCTTTATCACATTTATATAGTCTTTCAAAGATGTGTTGCAACTCGTTTTTTTCAATTCCGATCCCGTTATCCTCGATACAGATTTCTATTTCAGTTTCCTTTTCTGCCACTTCAATTTTAATCTGCCCACCCTGACTGTGGACAATGACGTTTTGAACCAGATTATTAACAATACGGGCATATCCATCCATATCTACCCTAGTAAATAGTGGTTTTTCCGGAATTTCGATTTTATAATCCAAATAGCTTTCCTCAAAAATGGGTATCCAGTCTTTTAAAATATTTCGTGTCAGCTCCGCAATTTCGACCCGCTCTATGGCTAGAGCGAATTCGCTGGAGTTTAATTTAAACCAATCGAATAGAATATCAATATAATCTTTCAAGTCATGTGCTTTCCGTCTTGCAATCTCGAGATATTCCTCCCGCTCTTTACCAACTATAACACCCCTATGAACGGCATCCAAATAACCGATCAAAGTTGTAAGTGGTGTTCTTACATCATGAGAAAGACTGGTCATAATCTGACGATTGGTTTCGTCCGCCGCTTTGAGCTGTAAGATCTGTCTTTCATAGCGATAAACAATTTGATTTATTTTATAGGAAAGATCAGCGGTCAACTCATCGTTTGTAGCAAGAATTTTTCGATTACCGTTTCCAGATTCAATATCAATCAAGGCATCCATCATGTCCTTAAGCTGACGCTTAACACCAATCAGTTTTGACAAACAGATCATACCGAAAATAAGTGCAAGACAAAACAATATGCCCAAAACTACCTCGCGAATCACGGTCTACACCCCTTTGTTGAAACGATAACCAATCCCCTTTACCGTTTGGATATAAAACGGTGTGCCGGATTCAGGTTCGATCTTTTTGCGGAGGCGGCTAATTATCGCCATAATGTTACTGTCATCATAAGCGTAAGATTCACCCCAAACTTCCTCATAAATCTGTTGTTTCGTTAGAATTCTTCCTTGATTTTTAGCACAGAACAGCAGAAGATCAAATTCTTTGGGGGGCAATTCAAATGTACCAGTCAGCGTGGTCACGCTCCGGCTATCTAGGTCAATGGTCAATCCTTGGTAGGTCATCGGATGAGAATGCTCTCCCTTCAGATTGAAACGTGTATATCGGCGTATCAAAGAAACCACCCGGGCAATCAGTTCATCCATATCAAATGGCTTTGTCAAATAGTCATCTGCACCGGAACGAAGCCCGCGGACTTTTGATATACTATCATTTTTAGACGTCAACATAAGAATGGGAATACTGCTTTGTTGGCGTATTTTCTCCATTGTCTGAAAGCCGTCCATTCCCGGCATCATCACATCTAAAAGGATCAGCTGGTAGTCATTCTTTTCGAGCATGATCAGCCCATCTACGCCTGACGAGCCGCAATCTGCATCTATATTTTCAGCCGCCACACTCTGCTTTATCAAAGCGCATAATTCCTTATCATCATCTATAATTAAAATTCTATTTGTCATACTTCCTCCTTATCGTATATTGTTATCTATAACATCATAACATATCTACAATATAAAAGCAGAGCCAAACCTTACTACCATCTAATGAATTCGTGCAACTCCGTCGCAGCTCTCGCTACGCCTGCGTTTGGGGTTCGCCCCATAAAAAAATAGCGATGAATATTGATTTTCAAGTAAACTTGAATCAATGCTTCACTTTACTGCCGTTTTACTCGCTCATGCGGCACTTCGGCGTAGCTAGCGCTACGCCTACGTCGCGTCAGTCGCCAGATGGCTCCTTCCTAAAAAATATAAAAAGAGCGGTGATTAAACCTTACTGCCGTCTAATGATTCCGTGCAACTCCGTCTCCGCTGCGCTACGCCTCCGTTTGGGGCTTCGCCCCATAAAAAAATACAGATATAAATATTGATTTTCAAGCTCACTTGAATCAATATTCATATCTGTATTTTTTTGCACGGCTTCATTTAAATAAAAGTCCCGCAATGTCCTATCCTCCCAGGCAGTTGCCCACCAAGTACTTTCGGCGCTGGAAGACTTTACTTCTGTGTTCGGTATGGGAACAGGTGTRGCCCTTCCGCCATCATTACGGAACTAGTTAGACTAGTTNWAAACTATTTAATTATAATTGCATTTATMNNAATTKYTTTYYRGTGATCRTNNCGATCACTSGAAACAGCAYAGTGTATAAAATCTTGGATCAAGACCTCGGTCGATTAGTACTGGTCAGCTCCATATGTTGCCATACTTCCACATCCAGCCTATCTACCTGATCGTCTATCAGGGACCTTAACCTTTCGGTGAGATATCTTATCTTGAAGGGGGCTTCGTGCTTAGATGCCTTCAGCACTTATCCTTTCCAAACTTAGCTACCCAGCTATGCTCCTGGCGGAACAACTGGTGCACCAGTGGTTTGTCCGTTCCGGTCCTCTCGTACTAGGAACAGCTCTTCTCAAATATCTAACGCCCACGACGGATAGGGACCGAACTGTCTCACGACGTTCTGAACCCAGCTCGCGTGCCTCTTTAATGGGCGAACAGCCCAACCCTTGGGACCTGCTTCAGCCCCAGGATGAGACGAGCCGACATCGAGGTGCCAAACCTCCCCGTCGATGTGGACTCTTGGGGGAGATAAGCCTGTTATCCCCGAGGTAGCTTTTATCCGTTGAGCGATGGCCCTTCCACTCGGAACCACCGGATCACTAAGCCCGACTTTCGTCTCTGCTCGAGATGTCTCTCTCGCAGTCAATCACCTTTTTGCCTTTGCACTCTAAGAGATGGTTTCCAACCATCCTGAAGGTAACTTTGGGCGCCTCCGATACTTTTTAGGAGGCGACCGCCCCAGTCAAACTGCCCGTCTGACACTGTCCGATGACCGGATTACGGCCACTCGTTAGAATTCCAATCGTACAAGGGTGGTATCCCAAGGGCAACTCCTTCGAAACTAGCGTCCCAAATTCTTTGTCTCCCACCTATCCTGTACGTGCACGATCAAAACTCAATGCCAGATTGCAGTAAAGCTCTACGGGGTCTTTCCGTCCTGTCGCGGGTAACTCGCATCTTCACGAGTACTACAATTTCACCGGGTGTGTTGTCGAGACAGCGCTCAAATCGTTACGCCTTTCGTGCGGGTCAGAACTTACCTGACAAGGAATTTCGCTACCTTAGGACCGTTATAGTTACGGCCGCCGTTTACTGGGGCTTAAATTTGCACCTTCGCTTGCGCTAAGCACTCCTCTTAACCTTCCAGCACCGGGCAGGCGTCAGCCCCTATACATCATCTTTCGATTTAGCAGAGACCTATGTTTTTGCTAAACAGTCGCTTGAGCCTCTTCTCTGCGGCCCCCATAAGGGGGCACTCCTTCTCCCGAAGTTACGGAGTCATTTTGCCGAGTTCCTTAACAACACTTCTCCCGCTCATCTTAGGATTCTCTCCTCGCCTACCTGTGTCGGTTTACGGTACGGGCACCTTCTCTCTCAATAGAAGCTTTTCTTGACAGCGTGAAATCAGCGACTTCCCTACTTATTTTTCGTTCCCCGTCACGCCTTGGCCTTATGAGTAAGGGGATTTGCCTCCCTACTCAGCCTTGACGCTTGGCCCAGCTTTTCCAACCGCTGGGTTCGCTTATCCTTCTGTGTCACTCCATCTCTCAAACAATTAAAGGTGGTACAGGAATTTCAACCTGTTGTCCATCGCCTACGCTGCTCGCCTCGGCTTAGGCCCCGACTTACCCTGAGCGGACGAACCTTCCTCAGGAAACCTTGGGCTTTCGATGGTGAAGATTCTCACTTCACTTTCGCTACTCATGCCAACATTCTCTCTTGTCTTGTGTCCACCAAACCTTACAGTTTCGCTTCGCCCTCAAGACATTGCTCCCCTACCACTATGGTAGTACCATAATCCATCGCTTCGGTGCCAGATTTTAGCCCCGTTCATCTTCGGCGCACAACCACTCGACCAGTGAGCTATTACGCACTCTTTAAATGTGTGGCTGCTTCTAAGCCAACATCCTGGTTGTTTGTGCAGTTGCACATCCTTTCCCACTTAATCTGGACTTGGGGACCTTAGCGGATGGTCTGGGCTGTTTCCCTTTTGACTATGAGACTTATCTCACACAGTCTGACTGCCGTATATAAGTGBATGGCATTCGGAGTTTGATAAGGTTCAGTAAKCTTTACGMCCCCTAGCCTATTCAGTGCTCTACCTCCATCACTCTCTCTACAACGCTAGCCCTAAAGCTATTTCGGGGAGAACCAGCTATCTCCGTGTTCGATTGGAATTTCACCCCTATCCACAACTCATCCAAGCCTTTTTCAACAGACACTGGTTCGGACCTCCACTTGGTTTTACCCAAGCTTCATCCTGGTCATGGATAGATCACACGGTTTCGGGTCTACAGCATGCAACTAGTCGCCCTATTCAGACTCGGTTTCCCTACGGCTCCGTACCTGAAGTACTTAACCTTGCTACATACCGTAACTCGTTGGCCCGTTCTACAAAAAGCACGCAGTCACGTTAGCTCCTGCTGCTTGTAAGCACAGGGTTTCAGTTTCTATTTCACTCCCCTTCCGGGGTTCTTTTCACCTTTCCCTCACGGTACTTTCCGCTATCGGTCAATCAGTAGTATTTAGCCTTGGGGGGTGGGCCCCCCATCTTCCCACAGGGTTACACGTGTCCCGTGGTACTCGTCGATTACCCGTCCATACTATTTTCGTCTACGGGGATCTCACCCTCTGCGTCCGACCTTCCCATGTCGTTCAACTAATAATACAGCCTTGATGTAATCAGGGCTCTTCCTCGTTCGCTCGCCGCTACTAAAGGAATCGATGTTTCTTTCTTTTCCTCTGGGTACTAAGATGTTTCAGTTCCCCAGGTTCCCTCCATAACGCTATGTATTCACGTCACAGTGACTGGTCTTCTACCAGCCGGGTTTCCCCATTCGGATATCTACGCTTTATCGGTTATGTGCACCTACACGTAGCTTTTCGCAGCTTGTCGCGTCCTTCTTCGGCTCTGATTGCCAAGGCATTCACCCTGTGCTCTTTTCTTCTTGATCCTAAAATTCGTTTCTAATGTTGTTAACATTTTGAAATTGTATTTCATTTTTATTTATACACTATGCTGTTTTCAATGATCGATTGGGACATTTATCGCCATGCGATAAATATACCTGCTAAAAAAAAGACATCTTCCGATGTGTTCTTTTCAGTTTTTTGTATGACTCAGTCATACAAAAGAAAATAGTACCATGACTTCCTGTATTCCCTAGAAAGGAGGTGATCCAGCCGCACCTTCCGATACGGCTACCTTGTTACGACTTCACCCCAATTACTGACCCCACCTTCGGCAGCTGGTTCCTTACGGTTACCTCACTGACTTCGGGTGTTGCCAACTCTCGTGGTGTGACGGGCGGTGTGTACAAGACCCGGGAACGCATTCACCGCAGCATTCTGATCTGCGATTACTAGCAACTCCAACTTCATGCAGGCGAGTTGCAGCCTGCAATCCGAACTGAGATCTGTTTTAAGGGATTAGCTTCACCTCGCGGTTTCGCAGCCCTCTGTTCAGACCATTGTAGCACGTGTGTAGCCCAGGTCATAAGGGGCATGATGATTTGACGTCGTCCCCACCTTCCTCCGTGTTATCCACGGCAGTCTGCTTAGAGTGCCCAACTAAATGATGGCAACTAACCACAGGGGTTGCGCTCGTTGCGGGACTTAACCCAACATCTCACGACACGAGCTGACGACAACCATGCACCACCTGTCTCTCTGTYCCCGAAGGRAAAGYCYRATCTCTYRGRTKGTCAGAGGATGTCAAGACCTGGTAAGGTTCTTCGCGTTGCTTCGAATTAAACCACATGCTCCGCTGCTTGTGCGGGTCCCCGTCAATTCCTTTGAGTTTCAACCTTGCGGTCGTACTCCCCAGGCGGAGTGCTTATTGCGTTAGCTGCGGCACTGAGTCTCCCCAACACCTAGCACTCATCGTTTACGGCGTGGACTACCAGGGTATCTAATCCTGTTTGCTCCCCACGCTTTCGCACCTCAGCGTCAGTATTTGTCCAGCAAGCCGCCTTCGCCACCGGTGTTCCTCCTAATATCTACGCATTTCACCGCTACACTAGGAATTCCACTTGCCTCTCCAATACTCAAGTCTTTCAGTTTCAAATGCATGTCACCGGTTGAGCCGGTACCTTTCACATCTGACTTAAAAAACCGCCTGCGTGCCCTTTACGCCCAGTAAATCCGGACAACGCTTGTCCCCTACGTATTACCGCGGCTGCTGGCACGTAGTTAGCCGGGACTTTCTTCTTGGGTACCGTCTTTTTTTCTTCCCCAATAACAGAGCTTTACGATCCGAAAACCTTCTTCACTCACGCGGTATTGCTGCGTCAGGGTTTCCCCCATTGCGCAATATTCCCCACTGCTGCCTCCCGTAGGAGTCTGGACCGTGTCTCAGTTCCAGTGTGACCGTTCGCCCTCTCAGACCGGTTACCCATCGTCGCCTTGGTGAGCTGTTATCTCACCAACTAGCTAATGGGACGCGGGTCCATCCTATGGCACCGGAGCGTTTAATACATCTGCCATGCGACAAATATATCTTATAAGGCATTACTCCCAGTTTCCCGAGGCTATTCCTTTCCATAGGGTAGGTTACCCACGCGTTACTCACCCGTTCGCCACTTTCTAAAAGATCCGTGCAAGCACTTCTCTTTTGTCTCGTTCGACTTGCATGTGTTAAGCATACCGCCAGCGTTCGTCCTGAGCCAGGATCAAACTCTCAATAAAAGTTTGTATTTAAAGCCGTTAGGCTTAAAATGCTGTCTCATGAATAACTGTGTTTTATACTCTACCGAGTGCAGTTTATCCTCTGCCGAGTTAATGTTTTAAAGAGTACATCTCTCTGTTTCTATTTTAGCCGCCTTCATCCTGCGGATGTTTTGGCTGTTTTACAGGTTTTATGGTACTATTCTCTTTTCTATGACCGCCGTTCTGCAATCGTTTCCGACCGAAGAAGCTTTTCTATTATATCGTCATTTCCCGATGTTGTCAAGCTGTTTTTTGAAATTCTTTTGCGTTAATTCCAAGTTCATTTCAATGTTTCAGCCCAATGTCCGCCGCCTCTGTTACGAGACAACTTCATTAGTATACGCTCTTTGTTCCTTCTTGTCAATGCTTTTATGTAGTTTTTTTCAGGTTTTCTTTGAAAGATATTTTAATTGATAAACCGGTATTTCTGACATGACTTTAATGATACACCAAGCTTTTTATTATACCAGACCAACGATGCTTGAGGATGAATCGAAGCATCGTTGGTCTTGTTCTAATTATAATTTAGCATAAGTCATTGTTGCGTTTTGATTTAATTGTGTATCTGACAATCTACAGCATTGATTCGCTCTCCCTATTTTTAACACTCTCAAGCTACTTAGAGAAGATCAATTTTATCCTGGACCCTTACAATTGTGGCAACGCTTTAATAAAACTGCCCTCTTTCAAATCATCAAAGGCCTGTTGTAGCTCTTCCTCGGTATTCATCACAATGGGACCGCCCCAAGCGATCGGTTCATTCAGCGGAGGCGCCGAAAACACGGCTAGTCGAAGCGGCTTTTCAGCGGCTGTCATTTCAATATACTCCCCTTCACTAAACAACAATGCCGATTTCTCTTTATATAAGGTTCCTGCCGTTGCGCCTTGACCTTTAATTAAAAACACAAATACGGTTTCTCCTTTGGGGGTCGGAATCTTAACCGATTTTTCCGGTTCAACAACCACATCTAAAATCATCGCCTGGATGTGATGGGGTTCGGCGCCATTTACCCCTTCGTAAGATCCCGATATAACACCAACATTAAAACCATCTCCTTTATATAGAGGAATATCTTCTTTTCTGATCTCAAAATACTTTGGCTCCGTCATTTTTTCTGACCTCGGCAGATTCAGCCATAACTGGAAACCCAGCATTCTTTCACAGGCCTGAGGCATCTCCTGATGGAGAATCCCACTTCCCCCGGTCATCCATTGGGAGCATCCGGATTCAATAGCGCCCTTATTTCCCAGGCTGTCCTGATGTTCGATCAGCCCTTCAACCAGATAGGTGACCGTTTCAATTCCCCGGTGGGGATGCATGGGGAAACCTTTGATATAATCCTGAGGATTTTCAGAATCAAAGGAATCAAGCATTAAGAAGGGGTCAAATGCTTTTACAGTTGAGTGGGATAAGACCCGGGTCAAATGAACGCCGGCCCCATCGACTGCACGAGCCCCCTGAACAACTTGGATGACTTTTCTTTCTTTCATAAAAACGCCTTCTTTCTTTTTCTTCTATTCACAACTTGTTACTCATTACTTG is a window encoding:
- a CDS encoding sensor histidine kinase KdpD; translation: MICLSKLIGVKRQLKDMMDALIDIESGNGNRKILATNDELTADLSYKINQIVYRYERQILQLKAADETNRQIMTSLSHDVRTPLTTLIGYLDAVHRGVIVGKEREEYLEIARRKAHDLKDYIDILFDWFKLNSSEFALAIERVEIAELTRNILKDWIPIFEESYLDYKIEIPEKPLFTRVDMDGYARIVNNLVQNVIVHSQGGQIKIEVAEKETEIEICIEDNGIGIEKNELQHIFERLYKCDKGRSDKGSGLGLSIVRQMVEKMKGRITVQSEPHQYTVFTVFLPLIE
- a CDS encoding response regulator transcription factor; protein product: MTNRILIIDDDKELCALIKQSVAAENIDADCGSSGVDGLIMLEKNDYQLILLDVMMPGMDGFQTMEKIRQQSSIPILMLTSKNDSISKVRGLRSGADDYLTKPFDMDELIARVVSLIRRYTRFNLKGEHSHPMTYQGLTIDLDSRSVTTLTGTFELPPKEFDLLLFCAKNQGRILTKQQIYEEVWGESYAYDDSNIMAIISRLRKKIEPESGTPFYIQTVKGIGYRFNKGV
- a CDS encoding pirin family protein; its protein translation is MKERKVIQVVQGARAVDGAGVHLTRVLSHSTVKAFDPFLMLDSFDSENPQDYIKGFPMHPHRGIETVTYLVEGLIEHQDSLGNKGAIESGCSQWMTGGSGILHQEMPQACERMLGFQLWLNLPRSEKMTEPKYFEIRKEDIPLYKGDGFNVGVISGSYEGVNGAEPHHIQAMILDVVVEPEKSVKIPTPKGETVFVFLIKGQGATAGTLYKEKSALLFSEGEYIEMTAAEKPLRLAVFSAPPLNEPIAWGGPIVMNTEEELQQAFDDLKEGSFIKALPQL